Below is a window of Parachlamydia sp. AcF125 DNA.
AAATTTTGGGCAAAACAGACGAAAAACCTCCTCAAAAATTTTTAGCCCAAACTTACCCATCCGCTTGTTTTCTCCTATCCCTTCTGCTACCTAATAATATCACCGCCATACCGGATGGTTTCCAACATCAAACTCAATTCTATGATTCTTCATTTTTAGAAAAAATTCCGCTCAATCGCTCTTTGTTTTCTCTGGAAGCCCTTTGGAAGGCAAAACCTGCTGCTGCGTTTATTTCTCCTTATTCCAATCCCGCCTTTGTGTCTGCTCTACACAGGCTCCAGATCCCTTGCCTCTTACTTCCCCATGCTTATCAAATCAAGCAGGTAGAAAACGTTCTTCAAACAATCGGTTTTTATACAGCGTCTTCTAGGAAAGCCAAGTTACTTTCTCTCTTTATGAAGGCGGCTTTACACGCAATCGATACCAAGATTAGCGAAGCTTATTTCCGTGCAAAAAAAAACCTCCATTCTCTTAAACCTCTTCTTTTGTTCCACCATTTGCAATTTACTGCCGCAGCCAAACATACGCTTGCTGGCGAATTCATGGATCGCCTTCGTTTTCAAAATTTTACTCACTCCTCAATCACTTCCGAGTCTCTTAAAAAACTGGATCCTGATCTTCTCATTATCGCTTCTCAAAATGGTGAAACATCTCAGCGGGAGCTCACTCACCTCCCCCTATTCACCGTGTTAAAAGTAGCCAAGTTAAACCGTATTTTTTGGGTAGATTCAAGTGTGCAGCAATCCGCTTCCCAATTCTGTGTGCTAGCCTACTACGATTTAGCTTGTCCCATTATCGCCTGCATTTCGGAGGAACGATGATAAGATCCCTGTTTGCTAAAAAGATCCCTTTGCTGCTCTTTACGGCTTACTTTTTAGCGGTAGTCGCCACTTTAGTCCAAGGAGAAATTCCGTGGAATGAGGTGTGGGAAGATTTGGTCAGCCGATGGCAATCCGACCCTCCTGCTTGGAACCCTTTATGGGATGATCGTTTACCTCGTCTTCTGGTGCTCTCTTTCACAGGAGCTTCTCTTCCTGTAGCCGGTATCATTATGCAATCTATTTTTCGCAATCCTTTAGCCTCTCCTAGCATTTTAGGCGTATCTTCTGGAGCTAGTCTTAGTGCTTTATTTGCCTTTATTTTTGGTTGGAAAAGCCTCTCTCCCTGTATTCTTCCCCTGGCCTGTGTAGGGGGAGCTTTTATTGCTTTGCTTTGTGTGTATAAGTTGGGCCGTTTCCACACCTCGCATGCCTTTATTTTAGCGGGAATGGCTATCTCTACGCTTATCACTGCGGGGCAAGATTTCCTCCTGCATGCTCTGCGAAATGAGAGGGACCTTTTGCAAACCTTAGCCGAGTGGCAAAGTGGCTTTTCAGGAAATGCGAATTGGCAACACGTTTATATGCAGTTCCCCTTAACATCTTTAGGATTAGCAGGATGCTGGCTTTACAGAAGAGAAATCGATCTGTTTTCATTTGGTGAAGAACACGCTGCAGCGCTGGGAGTCGATGTGGTCAGGACACGCTGGCATTTGTTTATCTGCGTAGCGCTTTTAACAGGCAGCTCAATCGCAGTCTTAGGAATAATCCCCTTTCTCGGACTTATTCTTCCCCATACCATGCGCCTTATCCATCGGCCTACAGCCAAAGAACTCATCCCATGGAGCGCCTTTGGAGGAGCTTTTTTGTTGGTCGGGATCGACCTCTTTCTTCGTTACTATCAGTTCCAATATGTGAGTTTGGGAAATCTTACCGCGCTAATTGGAGGATTTTTTTTTCTTTATTTACTCTTAAACCAGTCTGCATACCCTAGTCTTTGAACGATGCTCAAAACCCTTAACCTAACCTGCCATATAGAGAATCAACCTTTAATCCAAAAAACCTCTCTCAGCTTTCTTCCGGGCCAACTCTACGGGTTAATGGGAGCAAATGGAGCGGGAAAATCTACCTTGCTAAAACTTTTGGCAGGGATCCAATCCCCCTCTGAAGGCTCTGTTTATTTTCAGGAAGAGAATTTACGAGACAAGGATCGTAAATGGATCAGTTCCCGTATTTCTTTTATGGGAGAAAATCTTTTTATTCCCTATGCTTTTACTGCCTACGAAATCGTGCAAATGGGGTGTTACTTTTCAAAAAAGGCGCGGGAAAAGGAATGGATTTATGCAAGGCTTGAAGATGTACATGCAACTCATCTTTCGGCTAGAATTTTTCATACCCTTTCGGCAGGAGAACAGCAAAGAGTTCTTATTGCCCAAGCTTTAGCAACAGGAGCCTCCACCCTTCTCTTCGATGAACCGACCAGTCACCTAGATATTTATCACAGTCGGGAGATTTGGGGTCACCTGAAACTCTTGTCTCAAAAAGGCAAAACAATTATCGCTTCTACCCATGATTTTGAGGGGGTCAAACAATTTTGCACTCAAACCCTATTAATTAGCCAAACTCTTATTTTGGGTCCTGGCAATTTTTCAGACATTTTAAATCCTGCAACCTTTGAAAAAAGTTTTTTCACTCGGCAACTCACCCCTTAGCCTCTTCTCAAGCCCTCTTTCGCGCTTGTAAAATTTATTCCAATTTTATGATGGATAGACCTCTTTTCAAAAAAGATCTAACAGACAAGCAAAAGAAGTTTTATTTTCGCCTCTGTAAAAAATGGTTTTAAAACTCTTCTTATGCCCCTTCCTGCTTCGTCCATTGAGATCCATTTTACAGGCTATTCAGCAAGTAAGGGCATGAAAAGGAGAAATTATTTACAAAACTAATGGCAGCTCCTCTTCTTGGGCTAAAGAGAAAACGGTAGAAGCCTTTTTGCACAAAAATCAAGCCATAGCCGCCCTGCTAGGCAGACAGGTTTCCCTCTAGGGGCGCTTTCTTTTTTCTTGAATCTCCGCCGCAAGCGCGGCATACGATAAGCAGCATTTTCGCTAGCGGCGAATAAGGAACTACTCTGCTTCTCCCTTTCTTTACGAATGGATGGAATAAATTTTTTTTGGATATTTTGTCGATGTGAATAATGTCTTTCATAGAACCCTTCTCGAAATTTGGGTATGAAATTAAGAGAGAATCCTCTCTTTTACTTTTCTAGCCCAAAAAGGCCTTTGAAATTTTTACCTTCTTATTCACTGGAAAATTTCGTCCCAAACTGCTATTCTAAAATAAATTTAAATTTAATAAAATTGCCCGCTTATTCAAATTAAAAAGCGATCGAAAAGGAACAAAGTATGACAAATAGTGTGCAAGATAGTTTTAACCATTTTCTATTAGGATCCAATAAAGCTGGCTCCAACAATCTGTCGCCGCCCTCTGCAAAAAAATTTACAAAAGCAATTTCAGTAGAAAACGCCATCTCCGCTGTGATAGGAAATTTTTTCACTAAGTTTATCGCTCGCTTAAAGCTCTTTATTACAAAGTATGAATGGTTTAATGAAAAAAACCTTATGAGAAGAATTAACTCGCACAACTTAAAAGACCTAAATAAGCTCGCAAATTTATTTAAAAATGCTTACCCGAGCCTTACAAAAGAAAACAAAAAAATTTCGCATTTTGTGGAAAATTTTGTTAAACCGGCGAGAGATAAAAAAGCCTATGAAAAATTCACAAAAGACTTAAACGACGACGCAGTGAAAAAGCAGCTTGAAAACGTCTATGCCGAATACCTTTTAAAATGCCTGAAAAAAAATATCACCGCACATGACCTTGTACTAGAGGAGGGTGGTATTGGTCCTTTGATAAATGCAAAAAGTCCTGAGGAGATCGATACGCTAATTAACGACTATTTGGGCCCTGACCTTCGCCGCGATTTGGAACACTTCACCCACGATCCCGATTTGTGCCAAGCTTTATATCTCAACATGCCGCACCGAAATCATCAATTGATTCAAGAATTGGTACACGATGGGATCACGGCAGAGATGATTTTTGAAGCCGAAACGGATCTCCCTATGAAAACGACTGCTAAAAGCATGCTAGGCTTTATCGCCCAAAATTCGGAAAACTGTTTTTGTGAGAATGTTAAAATATTTCTAGACGAAAACTATAGTCCATTTGCAAGCAATTTTGCAGAGGGAAAAGGGGAAGAAGAAAAAGAAGAAATTGTAGCGGCTCTAATCGGGCTATTAAAGACTGGGCGAGACGCTCCCGCACGCTTACTTATCCCTCTCTTAGCCACACAAAAAAAATCGGCTAAGAAGCTGACAGGCTATCCTTCCCCAACATTCAAACAAATCCTTTCCCAGTTAAAAAACTTGGGCACACAAAAAGAGATTATCCAGCAAGCCCTGCTAGGCAAGCTTTTTTTTAAAGAACAACGGGAAAAATATAAAGCTTCAATCGACACTTTTTTTGCGCGTTCGTTTAACAGCTATAGTTATCAGGATCAGGACCTTGCGCGCCTATTACCTCTTTTCAATAATTTTGATGACTATACAGCTAGCCTCATTGAAAGATTCGTCCAAAGGGGAAGTAAAGAGGACCCCTATGATTTTGAAAAAATAAAGGGATCTTTAGCTGGGATTTCTATTATAGAGAAAATTCAGCAAATATTGGCTGAATAAAATTTCTCTGCATTACTTCTTAAAATAAAATTCAAATCCTTATTCCCAACATCGGGGGACAAAGTTTTTTTGTGCTCATCTCAAGTCATAAAGCCTTCTCCTTACTAGGGAAGCTTGACAAGTGCTCTCGGATAATTTAACATTTTAGCTTAAAAGCTTCTCATTTAAAGAAAAAGAATGCCACCTTTGTTTTAGACGCTAGGTAGATTATTTTTTAATCTTTTTGTCGAAGCTGGAATGCGGCAAATTTACAATAATCGGGATTAAAATGTCAGAGAAACGCATACCCATGTTTAATGAACCAGAGAAAGAGCCTCTTTGGTATACACAAGGACTTTCTTTCGAATGCACAGGATGCGGCCAGTGCTGTACGGGAGCACCTGGCTATGTGTGGATTTCCGCAGAAGAAATAAGCCTGCTAGCTTCTCATTTAAACCTTTCTCTCGATCAGTTTTCTGAAAAATATTTGCGTAAAGTCGGAAATCGCTTTTCATTAAGAGAACACCCCCAAACATTCGACTGCGTTTTCTTAAAAGACAAAAAATGTGAGGTGTATGCTTTCCGTCCAAAACAGTGTCGTACTTTTCCATGGTGGCCGCAATTGTTAAAATCAAGAAAAGATTGGGAGGAAGCAGCCATACGGTGTGAAGGGATGCGCAGCAACGCCCCCGCTGTCCCTTTTGAGACTATACAGCACCAACTCTCTATTCAAGCTTCTTTATAGCTCATGGAGCAGGCTTTATCTCAAATTGGCGCAGCGACCGACTTAATTTCTCGGCAAAAGGAAAGATTGGCAAATCGGCTGTTACTATAAGCCTTGCCGTTGCTCTTGCGCAAAAAATTTTATCAGCAGGCCTTTTATAAGCTGATCTTTATGGATTTACTATCCCAATTAGAAATTCTTATTGTCGGATTAATCGAAAATATGGCAGGTTTCACACCACCGGACACTAGCTATACCTGCGCCTTTTTTGGTGAAGGAAAGCTGAGGATATTGTCAAAAAATTTCAGCCCTCTCTTTTAGATCGTGTCCCTTTTCACCCCTCTATTTGTAGAGAGGTGATGAAGGGGTTCTTGTGCCATTTTTATAGCAGCCAGGCAGGACCCCCCTTTTCATTTAATAGTCCACGAACTCTTGCAACTAAGTCCAATTTATTGAGGAAGCTAATGACACAGTTTAATGAAAAAATTGCTCTCGACCCTATTGCCCAAACCAACGTCAATCGCTGGTTAGAAGAGGCTTATGATGAAGAGACAAAGCAAGCAATTCGCCACCTTCTAGAAGAAAATCCCGAAGAAATTGTGGATGCTTTTTACACCACTCTTTCTTTTGGTACAGGCGGGTTGCGTGGAATCATGGGCATCGGCACAAACCGTATGAATCCCTATACTGTTAGAGCAGCTTCCCAAGGAGTCGCCAATTACCTTTTGCAACAAAAAGATGGGCAGGAGAAAACCGTTTTTGTTGGCTATGATTCGCGCCATTCCTCTCAGTTATTTGCTGAAGAAACAGCCAAAGTTTTTGCCGGGAATGGGATTAAAGCCTACCTGTGCAAACACCTTCGCCCCACTCCCTATGTTTCTTTCGGCTGCCGATATAAAAAATGCCAAGCAGCCGTCATGGTAACAGCTTCCCACAATCCCCCTGAATATAATGGGTACAAAGTTTATTGGAGCGATGGGGGCCAAGTTCTCCCCCCGCACGATAAAGCGATTATGGCTGAAGTGAACAAAATCGTAGATTTATCTATGATCCGCCAAGTCAAATCTCTTGAACACCCGTTGATAGAAAGGGTGGAAGAAGAGATCGACCAAGCTTATCTAAAAGCGATTGAATCTCTCCAAATGTACTCTGAAGAAAATAAAGTTCATGGAAAAGAATTAAGGATCGTATACACGAGCCTGCATGGCACAGGCATTAGCCTCATGCCCCAGGCTTTTAAACAATGGGGATTTGAAACCATTCATTATGTGAAAGATCAGATCCTTGCAGATGGAAATTTCCCCACCGTGCATTATCCTAATCCAGAAGAACCAGAAGCATTATCTATGGGTATTGATCTGCTCAAACAGCAAAATGCCGATCTCTTAATTGCAACTGATCCAGATGCCGATCGGGTAGGCGTAGCCGTGAAACATGGAGGGACTATCCACATTTTGACAGGAAACCAAGTAGCCTGCATCTGCTTAGCCCATATATGCGAAGCTTTGACGCAAAAAAAACAAATGCCCGAACGCGCCGCCTTTATTAAAACAATTGTCACCACGGAGTTGTTTAAAAGTATTGTCGAAGCCTACCATAAGACATGCTTTAACGTTCTTCCTGGTTTTAAATACATTGCTCAGCATATTCATGAATGGGAACAAGAAAAAAACGGTTATCAATATGTCTTTGGAGGGGAAGAATCTTGTGGCTACCTCTTCGGCACTCAAGCGCGGGATAAAGACGCACTCCTTTCAAGCTTATTAGTTTGCGAAGCTGCCCTGCATGCTAAGAAAAACAATCAAACTTTAGTCGATCTCTTAAACTCCCTCTATCAAAAACATGGCTTCTACCTAGAAAAATTGCTTTCCTTGCAATTCGAAGAGACCAAATTAGATAAAGAGAGGATGGCAAAAGGTATGCAAAAATTACGCGCCTCTCCTCCCACCTCCATCGGAGGAGTCGAAGTTATCAGGATCGAAGATTTTCAAACTTCTATTAAGACCGAACTAAAAACAGGTAAGCAAGAGTTTATTGGGCTTCCCAAATCGAACGTCCTTCTCTTTTGGCTAGAAGATGGAAGCAAAATTATTGCGCGACCTTCCGGAACTGAGCCAAAAATCAAACTCTATTGCGGAGTAAAGAGGAAAGGTTTTCACTCTATTGAAGAAGTGGCACAAGCTGCATCCCAATATGCAGATCAACTCCTTTCAGAAATTCAAAATATCCTAAAGAGTTAAGTTACTTTATTTAATTAAAGGAGCAATATGTCAAGCACTGTGACAGCGATCACAACCTACCGTAAGGCAGAAAGCTTAGAAATTGGCTTGCCAAAACAAACTTTAAGCGTGAAACAGGCAATAGCTTGTTTAGACTCTAATTTTTTTAAAAAATTTTTACACCAGTTGCTATGTTTTTTTCAGGGAAAAGGGTTTGTAAACTCCAAATATATCGCCAAGCGGCTGGAAGAGACAGACTTACCTACGCTTAATAAAATAAATCACCTTTTTAAAACAGCGAAAGGCCTCGCAGAACAAAATAAAGGCAATTTAGATCAATCCGATCAAAAAAAAGATGCCTTGTTTTTTTTGAAATTCAAAGAAAAACTTTCTAAGCCATTTCTCAACTTATTGCAAAAAACCTATATTTCTAAATTTACTAAAGATCCTGAGCTCTTCGATTTTTGCCATAGCCTTCCTTCTGAAAGGCTGCAATCTATCCAAAAATGGGCTCAAACAGGCATAACTGCTGAATATCTAGCAAAGAAATATCAAAAAAATCCGAGCGATCGCCCCCTCGACATCTTAAAAAGCTTGCTTACCGATGAATCTCGCTTTAAGGAGGTGAATGAAAATCTCAAGCACATTTACTCTCCCCTTAAGAATTTAGACTTTTCTCTTGAAGAGCTTATAAAAGAATTGAATGGCGGCCTTCTTGAAACTTACACCTCACAGGACACTTCAGAAAGCCTTACTGGAATTCACTCACTTACAATTTCTAATACCCTCCTGAATGTGGCTTTCCCACCACAAACTGAGGAAATGCTCAAGAAGGCCTTTGATGATGCCAACACCTCTCATATGGTTTCCTTAGGCTATCTTCCCTATTTTGCCTTAGAACCCAAGCAAATTTATCCCCTCATAGAGGGAGAACCTATCAGCATTAAACTTAAACATGTCTCCTTTATTTCTCAGCAGGTTGTAAAAACAACCTTTTCAGTTATAAAAGAAGAGGAGGATCGATCTTCGATTATTAGAGAAGTTACATGGCTTGCCTATCTCAACTGGCCAGAATGTGGGACTCCCCCTTTTGAAGAATTTCAAGCTTTTCTTAAAAATGAAAAAGAGCTGCGTCAAAATAAGGGAGGGAAAGTTCCCTTAATTATCGGAAAAGATAATATGGCTCATGTCGGAATGTTCGTTCTTGCTGGCTACTTAAAAGCAAACGAGCAAGAGCCTCTTCCTATTCACTCCTCCATAAAGAAGGTGGCAAAAACTTTAGGCCGCACAGCTATACCTAAAACTCCTGAAGAGGTTGCTTTTATATATGCATCCTTGCAAAAGCCCTCTCTATCAGTTAAAGAAGCCTCCTTGCTTAACAATACCCCTACAACCCAAACTTTTGAGGAATTAGCGGCAGCGATTTTCACTTCCTTTAATCCAGACGAAAAAGCGACTGCGAAGCAAGTGGCTGAAATTATCTCCACCTTAAAAATCTTAGGAATCACGGAAAAAGACATTGAAACCCCTTCTGAAGGGATTCTTGCTGCTATATCGACCTTTTATAAAAACCATATTTTCTGGCAGGAGCTTAAACCTGAAGTTAAGAAGCAAATCGACCGTTTTGGATGGACAACGGTTGAAGAGCTAAAAGCCTTATTAATCCCCAAAATTTTAACTTCAGCGATCGAAGAACATAAGAAAAAGCATACGGCCACATTAAAAAACCTGCACACCCTCCTTTTTCCAAAAGATAAAGGGGAAGCTTCTAAGACACATAAAGCGCTGCTTGCAAAGCTGTTGACAAGCTCCACATTTGCTGAAAAAATAGAGCAAACACCAGCCGCCTACGAAAGTTTAAGAAATCTTTTGCTTTATCAGATTTCTTGTGTAGAGCTTATCTCGCTTTTTGAACAACATCAGCCAGCCCTCATTGAAAAGCTAAAGATTGTAAATCCTGCATTTTTCATCGATGGAGATACCAATAAAAATTTAGATTTGTGGAGTATTTTTCAAGAGGAAAGGTTATTTTTAGCTGTTTTACAAACGTTAAAGACCCTAAAAGAAAAATCCTCATAACCTTTTAGGGAACGGCAGAAAGGCCTCTAAAGATTATACCCTCAAAGAGGCCGCTGTTTAAATAAAAATCGCCATGAATACTTACAACCTTGTCATGGCGGAAAATAAGCTCGGCTTGTTTATTTAAGCCATGGAGAGCTGATGCCTAAAGAAAGATAGCCTTTAAAGCTAAGAAGTAGGAGTTTCAAAAGCCCTATGTGTACTTGAGACGCCTACTTTTACAGACGTTTTCTTGCCCTTCTCTGCTTCCCTTTACCTTTAAAGGTGAGATGGAAAAGCTGCTTGCATAGCTTATGGGAAAGCCCTCGGTTTTTCTTTCTCAAAAGGGCCTGACAGGGAAACCATAAAACTTGAACCTGCTGTCTAACCTTTCGAAAAAGGCAACCTATCTCCCCTCTCTCATTGCATGGAGAAATGCCATCGTTTTTTACACCTATTCCCTCTCTTTTCTCCCCCCCTCATTTTTAGTTTTTTGTTTAGGCCGAATAAGCAAAAAATTCGCATCATAAGTCAAAACGCCTAAAAGAATCGAACAGATGGCTCGATCCATACTTATATTATACTTCAGATCATAGGAATAGGGGTTTCTCACAAAAGGATCCGCTATTAAGATTTCTTTTTTTTGC
It encodes the following:
- a CDS encoding phospho-sugar mutase — protein: MTQFNEKIALDPIAQTNVNRWLEEAYDEETKQAIRHLLEENPEEIVDAFYTTLSFGTGGLRGIMGIGTNRMNPYTVRAASQGVANYLLQQKDGQEKTVFVGYDSRHSSQLFAEETAKVFAGNGIKAYLCKHLRPTPYVSFGCRYKKCQAAVMVTASHNPPEYNGYKVYWSDGGQVLPPHDKAIMAEVNKIVDLSMIRQVKSLEHPLIERVEEEIDQAYLKAIESLQMYSEENKVHGKELRIVYTSLHGTGISLMPQAFKQWGFETIHYVKDQILADGNFPTVHYPNPEEPEALSMGIDLLKQQNADLLIATDPDADRVGVAVKHGGTIHILTGNQVACICLAHICEALTQKKQMPERAAFIKTIVTTELFKSIVEAYHKTCFNVLPGFKYIAQHIHEWEQEKNGYQYVFGGEESCGYLFGTQARDKDALLSSLLVCEAALHAKKNNQTLVDLLNSLYQKHGFYLEKLLSLQFEETKLDKERMAKGMQKLRASPPTSIGGVEVIRIEDFQTSIKTELKTGKQEFIGLPKSNVLLFWLEDGSKIIARPSGTEPKIKLYCGVKRKGFHSIEEVAQAASQYADQLLSEIQNILKS
- a CDS encoding YkgJ family cysteine cluster protein, giving the protein MFNEPEKEPLWYTQGLSFECTGCGQCCTGAPGYVWISAEEISLLASHLNLSLDQFSEKYLRKVGNRFSLREHPQTFDCVFLKDKKCEVYAFRPKQCRTFPWWPQLLKSRKDWEEAAIRCEGMRSNAPAVPFETIQHQLSIQASL
- a CDS encoding ABC transporter substrate-binding protein; its protein translation is MNFTGHYSLPYLFGGMWIAIWWAAAFYGFSSNPNFSLIPPQDLAPMDATLNRVQLQKALQGDVAVIEALLIKWHLKTQALKEEGISPTYQLETSELLEALLLSEILGKTDEKPPQKFLAQTYPSACFLLSLLLPNNITAIPDGFQHQTQFYDSSFLEKIPLNRSLFSLEALWKAKPAAAFISPYSNPAFVSALHRLQIPCLLLPHAYQIKQVENVLQTIGFYTASSRKAKLLSLFMKAALHAIDTKISEAYFRAKKNLHSLKPLLLFHHLQFTAAAKHTLAGEFMDRLRFQNFTHSSITSESLKKLDPDLLIIASQNGETSQRELTHLPLFTVLKVAKLNRIFWVDSSVQQSASQFCVLAYYDLACPIIACISEER
- a CDS encoding iron ABC transporter permease; protein product: MIRSLFAKKIPLLLFTAYFLAVVATLVQGEIPWNEVWEDLVSRWQSDPPAWNPLWDDRLPRLLVLSFTGASLPVAGIIMQSIFRNPLASPSILGVSSGASLSALFAFIFGWKSLSPCILPLACVGGAFIALLCVYKLGRFHTSHAFILAGMAISTLITAGQDFLLHALRNERDLLQTLAEWQSGFSGNANWQHVYMQFPLTSLGLAGCWLYRREIDLFSFGEEHAAALGVDVVRTRWHLFICVALLTGSSIAVLGIIPFLGLILPHTMRLIHRPTAKELIPWSAFGGAFLLVGIDLFLRYYQFQYVSLGNLTALIGGFFFLYLLLNQSAYPSL
- a CDS encoding ABC transporter ATP-binding protein encodes the protein MLKTLNLTCHIENQPLIQKTSLSFLPGQLYGLMGANGAGKSTLLKLLAGIQSPSEGSVYFQEENLRDKDRKWISSRISFMGENLFIPYAFTAYEIVQMGCYFSKKAREKEWIYARLEDVHATHLSARIFHTLSAGEQQRVLIAQALATGASTLLFDEPTSHLDIYHSREIWGHLKLLSQKGKTIIASTHDFEGVKQFCTQTLLISQTLILGPGNFSDILNPATFEKSFFTRQLTP